AAGGAAATCGTGGCGCATATCCTGGTTGCCGATGACGATGATCTGCTGGGCGAACTGGTTCGCTTCAAGCTGGAAGCGGCAGGCCATGACGTGACCATCAGGCAGGACGGCGCTTCCGCATTGGAGGCAGCACGGCAGGGGGACGTCGACCTGCTGGTTCTCGACGCCATGATGCCGGTCATGTCCGGGGCGGATGTGCTGCGGATCGTGACTGAGGAGCTGCCCG
This window of the Sphingobium sp. EM0848 genome carries:
- a CDS encoding response regulator, which translates into the protein MAHILVADDDDLLGELVRFKLEAAGHDVTIRQDGASALEAARQGDVDLLVLDAMMPVMSGADVLRIVTEELPGIPVVMLTSRKGQADVMAALTSGARDYLTKPFIPDELVVRVNAILKSTQAVR